The sequence CGAAAAAAGCTTGTTTTTCTTCGTTTAATGCCAACATATAAAAACCATCTGTGGCAATATCATAAGTTGCAGAAATAAAAGCTCCAACTAAGAGAATTGCTAAGGATATAGAAAAGAAAGTTGATGTGGGTAGTTGAAAAGAAAAAGCTAAAGCAGCCAAGCACAAGCACATCGCAAACTGCATGGTGAGCAGCCATCTTCTTTTTGTCGAATAAATATCAACTGCCGGTCCCCAAAACATTTTGACAACCCAAGGCAGATTAATAATACTCGTCCAAAAAGCAATTTGAGCGTTATCAATTCCCAAATTTTTATAAAATACCACCGATACCGCATTAATAATCATATACGGCATCCCTTCAGCAAAATAAAGGCTAGGGACGTAGAACCAGGGTGAAGTAGATTTACCTCTCGGTTTATCAGTTTGAATTGTCATAATTGCAATTAACTAATACTAATTTATATGTGTTAGTAAACAAAACTTATGCGATTTTAGTCAGACGTAATATTGTTACAGCTTGTGCCACGAATTTACAAAAAATACAGCGAATGAAATACGGCAAGTCTAAATTACAAAATTCGCTGACTGTAATCAAATTCAGATAATCTTTATAATTTATTACATTAACTACTTAGATGATGATGGTATTGTCTGCATAATTATTTTTTTAAGTCAATCTTTGTTTATACAAGTTATCAGTCAGCAGCGAACAGTTACCAATTGTCACCAATGCCCAATGCCCAATGCCCAATGCCCAATTACCAAATACCTCTTCTCATTCAACTACAAAAAAGAATTAGATTTTTAATGATTCGGTTGAGTTCACGCAAGCTTGTGGCAAAATTTATTAAAGTTTATAGAAGTCCTTGTATTCTTAGAATTTTCCCAGCATGACTACCAACCTTCCAAGCGTTTACGACCCGATTTCCACTGAAGCTAGATGGCAGAAGTTTTGGGAAGAGAAGCTTTTATATAAAGCTGACCCCAACCGCGATGGGGAGCCTTACTCTATTATGATTCCCCCGCCCAATGTAACCGGAAAGTTGCATATGGGGCACGCTTTTGACAATACTTTGATTGATTGTCTCGTGCGCTATCACCGGATGAAGGGATTCAATACGCTTTATCTCCCCGGAACTGACCACGCTAGTATTGCAGTACAAACAATTATTGAGAAGCAGCTTAAAGAAGAAGGTAAGACTCGTTACGAATTGGGACGCGAGAAATTTTTAGAACGTGCTTGGGAATGGAAGGCTCAATCTAAAGGAACTATTGTCGGACAATTACGGCGTTTGGGCGTGTCGGTGGATTGGACGCGAGAACGGTTTACGATGGACAGCGGTTTATCGAAAGCTGTTCTGGAAGCTTTTGTCCGTCTTTATGATGAAGGCAAGATTTATAGAGGAAATTACTTAGTTAACTGGTGTCCGGCTTCTCAATCTGCTGTTTCCGATTTAGAGGTTGACCAGAAGGAAGTTGACGGTAAGCTATGGCATTTCCGCTATCCCCTCACCGACGGTTCCGGCTATGTAGAAGTCGCTACAACCCGCCCGGAAACTATGCTAGGAGATACTGGAGTAGCCGTAAATCCCAGCGACGAACGATACAATAAATTGATTGGTAGAACTTTGACTTTACCAATTATGAACCGTCAAATCCCCATCATTGGCGATGAATTGGTAGACCCGAGTTTCGGTACTGGTTGTGTAAAAGTTACACCGGCTCACGACCCCAACGACTTTGAAATGGGCAAACGCCACGATTTACCGTTTATCAATATTATGAATAAAGACGGTACCTTGAATGAAAATGCTGGAGAATTTCAAGGACAAGATCGGTTTGTTGCAAGAAAGAATGTTATTGCTAAATTAGAAGCCGATGGCGTTTTAGTCAAAATTGAGAATTATAAGCATACAGTTCCCTACAGCGAACGCGGTAAAGTTCCTGTAGAACCCTTGCTTTCAACTCAATGGTTTGTCAAAATTCGTCCGATGGCTGACAAAGCTTTGGAATTTTTCGAGCAGAATTCTCCAGAATTTTATCCCCAACGTTGGGGAAAGGTTTATAAAGATTGGCTGGTAAAGTTAAAAGACTGGGTTATTTCTCGTCAGCTATGGTGGGGACATCAAATTCCGGCTTGGTATGCGATTAGCGAAACTAATGGTGAAATTACCGAGAATACGCCGTTTGTGGTCGCGAAAAGTGAAGAGGAAGCCTGGGAGAAAGCGAAATCGCAGTTTGGTGAAGAAGTTAAATTAGAAAGAGACGCGGACGTTCTCGATACCTGGTTTTCTTCTGGGTTGTGGCCGTTTTCTACCTTGGGTTGGCCTCAAGAAACCGAGGATTTAAAGAAATATTATCCTACCAGCGTTTTGATAACTGGCTTCGATATTATTTTCTTTTGGGTAGCAAGAATGACTATGATGGCTGGTCATTTTACCGAAGAAATGCCGTTTAAAGATGTTTACATCCACGGTTTGTTATTGGATGAAAACGGTAAAAAAATGTCCAAGTCCAAAGGAAATGGTATTGACCCGTTATTATTAATTGATAAATACGGTACCGATGCCCTTCGCTACACCTTGGTTAAAGAAGTTATTGGTGTCGGACAAGATATCCGTTTTGATTACAACCGTAAAACCGATGAATCTCCTTCGGTTGAAGCATCGCGCAACTTTGCCAACAAGTTGTGGAATGCAGCCAGATTCGTAATGATGAATTTGGACGAAGAAACACCGCAGCAATTGGGAGTACCCGAAGCAACAGAATTAAGCGATAAATGGATTTTGTCCCGCTTCCATCAAACTGTTGAAGAAACCAACAGCTACATGGAAAATTATGGCATGGGAGAAGCAGCGAAGGGACTTTATGAATTTATCTGGGGTGATTTTTGTGACTGGTATATCGAATTAGTAAAATCTCGCTTACAGGAAGATGCCGAACCAAAATCGCGAAAAGTTGCACAGCAAACATTAGCTTATGTATTAGAAGGAATTTTAAAACTTCTTAGTCCTTTTATGCCTCATATCACCGAAGAAATTTGGCATACTTTGACTCAACAACCAGAAGATACTGGCGAAAGTTTATCGCTACAAAAATATCCAGAAGCAAATACACAATTAATCGACTCCGAATTAGAGTCAGAATTTGAATTATTAATTGGCACAATCCGCACAATTCGCAACTTAAGAGCAGAAGCAGACGTTAAACCTTCCGT comes from Rivularia sp. PCC 7116 and encodes:
- a CDS encoding valine--tRNA ligase yields the protein MTTNLPSVYDPISTEARWQKFWEEKLLYKADPNRDGEPYSIMIPPPNVTGKLHMGHAFDNTLIDCLVRYHRMKGFNTLYLPGTDHASIAVQTIIEKQLKEEGKTRYELGREKFLERAWEWKAQSKGTIVGQLRRLGVSVDWTRERFTMDSGLSKAVLEAFVRLYDEGKIYRGNYLVNWCPASQSAVSDLEVDQKEVDGKLWHFRYPLTDGSGYVEVATTRPETMLGDTGVAVNPSDERYNKLIGRTLTLPIMNRQIPIIGDELVDPSFGTGCVKVTPAHDPNDFEMGKRHDLPFINIMNKDGTLNENAGEFQGQDRFVARKNVIAKLEADGVLVKIENYKHTVPYSERGKVPVEPLLSTQWFVKIRPMADKALEFFEQNSPEFYPQRWGKVYKDWLVKLKDWVISRQLWWGHQIPAWYAISETNGEITENTPFVVAKSEEEAWEKAKSQFGEEVKLERDADVLDTWFSSGLWPFSTLGWPQETEDLKKYYPTSVLITGFDIIFFWVARMTMMAGHFTEEMPFKDVYIHGLLLDENGKKMSKSKGNGIDPLLLIDKYGTDALRYTLVKEVIGVGQDIRFDYNRKTDESPSVEASRNFANKLWNAARFVMMNLDEETPQQLGVPEATELSDKWILSRFHQTVEETNSYMENYGMGEAAKGLYEFIWGDFCDWYIELVKSRLQEDAEPKSRKVAQQTLAYVLEGILKLLSPFMPHITEEIWHTLTQQPEDTGESLSLQKYPEANTQLIDSELESEFELLIGTIRTIRNLRAEADVKPSVKVTVNLQSESARERQILNTGERLIKDLAKVENLTIADTQKSDTVTKKKSQTALKLIFLGFLTLTLARVAYTVAITVENIPFFGTFFQFVGFGYSLWFIRVYLLPSKKRQELRQRFFKPSTEVNLPEVETSQPEELGEVATGVVGTVQVLLPLEGVIDMNALRGKLEKNLSKIEAEVQSLTGRLSNSKFVDKAPAEVVQGARDSLAEAEKQAEILRSRLERIN